In the Mycoplasma zalophi genome, one interval contains:
- the rpsD gene encoding 30S ribosomal protein S4 yields MSRFRGSIFKKSRRYGISLLETGKEFAKGKQRKYAPGQHGQKRAKLTDYGLHLYEKQKVRFIYGINERQFENTFKKASKKQGITGTNFLQMLETRLDNVVYRAGFAKTRRQARQLVNHGHFTLNGKKANIPSMQVAIDSVIELKEGSRQNSEITQAMTERQVAEWIKREEFKATLLRLPERKELNPEINESLIVEFYNH; encoded by the coding sequence ATGTCTCGTTTTAGAGGATCAATATTTAAAAAATCTCGTCGTTATGGGATTTCATTATTAGAAACAGGAAAAGAATTCGCAAAAGGTAAACAACGTAAATACGCTCCAGGACAACACGGACAAAAACGTGCAAAATTAACTGACTATGGACTTCACTTATATGAAAAACAAAAAGTTCGTTTTATTTATGGAATAAATGAAAGACAATTTGAAAACACATTTAAAAAAGCTTCAAAAAAACAAGGTATTACCGGTACAAACTTCTTACAAATGTTAGAAACCAGATTAGATAATGTTGTTTATCGTGCTGGTTTTGCAAAAACAAGAAGACAAGCCCGTCAATTAGTAAATCATGGTCACTTTACTTTAAATGGTAAAAAAGCTAATATACCTTCAATGCAAGTTGCAATCGATTCAGTTATTGAATTAAAAGAAGGATCACGTCAAAATTCAGAAATTACACAAGCTATGACTGAAAGACAAGTTGCTGAATGAATTAAACGTGAAGAATTTAAAGCAACATTATTACGTCTACCTGAAAGAAAAGAATTAAATCCTGAAATCAATGAATCATTAATTGTTGAGTTCTACAACCACTAG
- a CDS encoding leucine-rich repeat domain-containing protein — MKSKKALILISMGVVSLLSPLFSLSCIKPNDNENTKQTLIVEENNLKDYINKGIILAVNNFNKLPDIDLNNFDQENTIFYLVKPIEQNSVKWTLPYKFGIGNPFVDFLNQKTKFNIEYIELSNATQIADNSFSNLKNLKEINAPNVIEIGYGAIENSNLLELINIPNANKIAQNAFYNTKFLENLINKNPQKLAIVNNVLINGQKASGKINIPSNVTIISDGAFENAAELISANMQGIVQVGYRAFWNANSLKSINLPNAVSIGDWAFAHAKSLTSISLPNATEIGEGSFKDASSLWFINIPKVTEIKNRGFENAISLKIINSPNITKLGDSAFENASSLIEINIPNVTEIGQSAFYNAKSLENLNIPNVTQINEHAFKNASSLKNIKIPNVILIAKRAFENVNSLTEVDIPNTLKIDDMAFYGASSLVTLNAPKVKEIGENAFWNANSLVSVNADNVIEIGQSAFENAKSLKNLNILGVEKINKDAFKNATSLTTLELPNILEISDNAFYNATELSKLNAPKVITIGQSAFENAQSLKNINILSAQEIKRNAFKNANSLIKIDAPNVTKIGQSAFENVTSLQTLNMPNVSEIPTRAFKDARSLENINIENATEIGQSAFENASSLTELNIPNVTLIDRYAFFGANSLERVNASNVTELGESAFDDIGSLEILNIPKISVINEYALYYTSISLEDSSLPTEITESVLEKLKTGEYWETNS; from the coding sequence ATGAAATCAAAAAAAGCTTTAATTTTAATATCTATGGGTGTTGTTTCACTGCTAAGTCCATTGTTTTCATTATCATGCATCAAACCTAATGATAATGAAAATACTAAACAAACCTTAATAGTTGAAGAAAATAATTTAAAAGATTACATTAATAAGGGAATTATATTAGCAGTAAATAATTTCAATAAATTACCTGATATTGATTTAAATAACTTTGATCAAGAAAATACAATATTTTATTTAGTTAAACCAATTGAACAAAATTCAGTAAAATGAACATTGCCATATAAATTTGGCATAGGAAATCCTTTTGTTGATTTTTTAAACCAGAAAACTAAATTTAATATTGAATACATCGAATTATCTAATGCAACACAAATTGCAGATAATAGTTTTTCAAACCTTAAAAATCTAAAAGAAATTAATGCCCCTAACGTAATTGAAATAGGTTATGGAGCCATTGAAAATAGTAATTTACTTGAATTAATTAATATCCCTAATGCTAATAAAATTGCGCAAAACGCTTTTTATAACACTAAATTTTTAGAAAATCTAATTAATAAAAACCCACAAAAATTAGCAATTGTAAACAATGTTTTAATAAATGGTCAAAAAGCTAGTGGTAAAATCAATATTCCTAGCAATGTAACAATTATAAGTGATGGAGCCTTTGAAAATGCAGCCGAATTAATAAGCGCTAACATGCAAGGAATTGTACAGGTTGGTTATCGTGCTTTTTGAAATGCTAATTCTTTAAAAAGTATTAATTTACCCAATGCTGTTTCAATTGGTGATTGAGCTTTTGCACACGCAAAATCACTAACAAGTATTAGTTTACCTAATGCAACAGAAATAGGTGAAGGAAGCTTTAAGGATGCAAGTTCACTATGATTTATAAATATTCCAAAAGTAACAGAAATTAAAAATCGTGGTTTTGAAAACGCTATTTCATTAAAGATAATAAATTCACCCAATATAACTAAATTAGGTGACAGCGCTTTTGAAAATGCTAGTTCATTAATTGAAATAAATATCCCTAATGTAACTGAAATTGGACAAAGTGCATTTTACAATGCTAAATCACTTGAAAATTTAAACATACCTAATGTAACTCAAATTAATGAGCATGCTTTTAAAAATGCTAGTTCATTAAAAAATATTAAAATACCTAATGTCATTTTAATCGCAAAAAGAGCATTTGAAAATGTTAATTCATTAACTGAAGTTGATATACCCAACACTTTAAAAATTGATGACATGGCTTTTTATGGCGCAAGTTCTTTAGTTACTTTAAATGCTCCAAAAGTAAAAGAAATTGGAGAAAATGCTTTTTGAAATGCTAATTCATTGGTTAGTGTAAATGCAGATAATGTAATTGAAATTGGGCAAAGTGCTTTTGAAAATGCTAAATCATTAAAAAATTTAAATATTTTAGGTGTTGAAAAAATTAATAAAGATGCATTTAAAAATGCTACTTCATTAACAACATTAGAATTACCTAATATATTAGAAATTTCCGATAATGCATTTTATAATGCAACAGAATTATCAAAACTAAATGCCCCTAAAGTTATAACAATTGGTCAAAGTGCTTTTGAAAATGCTCAATCTTTAAAAAATATAAATATTTTAAGTGCTCAAGAAATTAAAAGAAATGCATTTAAAAATGCAAATTCGTTAATAAAAATTGACGCGCCTAACGTAACAAAAATAGGGCAAAGTGCTTTTGAAAATGTCACTTCATTACAAACATTAAATATGCCAAATGTAAGTGAAATTCCCACTAGAGCATTTAAAGACGCTAGATCATTAGAAAACATTAACATTGAAAATGCAACAGAAATAGGGCAAAGTGCTTTTGAAAATGCTAGTTCATTAACTGAATTAAATATACCTAATGTTACTTTAATAGATAGATATGCCTTTTTTGGCGCTAATTCTTTAGAACGCGTAAATGCAAGCAATGTAACTGAATTAGGTGAAAGTGCTTTTGATGATATCGGTTCACTGGAAATCTTAAATATACCTAAAATTTCAGTAATAAATGAGTATGCATTATACTATACATCAATTTCTCTTGAAGATTCTTCACTACCTACTGAAATAACAGAAAGCGTTTTAGAAAAACTAAAAACTGGAGAATACTGAGAAACAAACAGCTAG
- a CDS encoding leucine-rich repeat protein, with protein sequence MRGKRKIWIIIASLLSVLTMTTTTFVVKEIQLNNLIKKQSALWSNLEKLQNNIFKQDYFWNSKIQNILDKNIVLNAFKENFQDVKRKINNLDTELRKYYEISNKIQTENMEQDFIKYNKVSEEVKSYINKNLSEERFQKVKQALEETEKRTSEIIHTEPTENKTIAQTSILQNALDKAKLHGIATKDNEYNYLEINQSNLKKYIDEGFIFARPKDSNSTTDYKKYLYTYKDLQKYEMNELKFVFTKNIPNVDAINWTLENDFEINEFSKTKITLKHLKLQNVKKINESSFSNASELLTLDLPNVIMVSNDSFHRRIPLVSVKAPKLKWVDKTTFGEIFLDVLIESDKNKLAIFNDVIIDGTRAKGNIVVPDNITTISTKAFISNKQLISIDLQNVVDVENLAFINNINLIKFNAPKLRIIKSGALSLNELLTGIYAPNVEAFETNSIRNSGITFENSTLTKEITKNIFNAIKEGSAWKVNKTKNSTE encoded by the coding sequence ATGAGAGGAAAACGTAAAATTTGAATTATTATAGCTAGTTTATTAAGTGTTTTAACAATGACTACCACAACTTTTGTTGTAAAAGAGATACAACTAAATAATTTAATAAAAAAACAAAGTGCATTGTGAAGCAATTTAGAAAAACTACAAAATAACATCTTCAAACAAGATTATTTTTGAAATTCAAAAATTCAAAACATTTTAGATAAAAATATTGTTTTAAATGCTTTTAAGGAAAATTTTCAAGATGTTAAAAGAAAAATTAATAACCTTGATACTGAATTAAGAAAATACTATGAAATTAGTAATAAAATACAAACAGAAAACATGGAACAAGATTTTATCAAATATAATAAGGTTTCCGAAGAAGTGAAATCATATATAAATAAAAATTTAAGTGAAGAACGGTTTCAAAAAGTAAAGCAAGCGCTTGAAGAAACAGAAAAAAGAACTAGTGAAATTATACACACAGAACCCACAGAAAATAAAACAATAGCACAAACGAGTATTTTGCAAAATGCTTTAGACAAGGCAAAATTACATGGCATAGCAACCAAAGATAACGAATATAATTATTTAGAAATAAATCAAAGTAATTTGAAAAAATATATCGATGAAGGATTTATTTTCGCAAGACCAAAGGATAGTAATTCAACAACTGATTATAAAAAATACTTATATACTTACAAAGATTTACAAAAGTATGAAATGAATGAATTAAAATTTGTATTTACTAAGAACATACCTAATGTAGATGCTATTAACTGAACTTTAGAAAATGATTTTGAAATTAATGAATTTTCTAAAACTAAAATAACACTTAAACATTTAAAATTACAAAATGTTAAAAAAATAAATGAATCGAGTTTTTCTAACGCTAGTGAATTGTTGACATTGGATTTACCAAATGTAATAATGGTAAGTAACGATTCGTTTCATAGGAGAATTCCACTAGTGAGTGTAAAAGCACCAAAATTAAAATGAGTAGATAAGACAACTTTTGGCGAGATTTTTTTAGATGTGCTAATAGAGTCAGATAAAAATAAATTAGCAATTTTTAATGATGTAATCATTGATGGAACTAGAGCAAAGGGAAATATTGTAGTACCAGATAATATTACTACAATTTCAACCAAAGCTTTTATAAGTAACAAACAATTAATCAGTATTGATTTACAAAATGTTGTTGACGTTGAAAATTTGGCATTCATAAATAACATAAATTTAATAAAATTTAACGCTCCAAAATTAAGAATAATAAAAAGTGGTGCATTAAGTTTAAATGAATTATTAACAGGAATATACGCCCCTAATGTCGAAGCATTTGAAACAAATTCAATTAGAAATTCTGGAATAACATTCGAAAATTCCACTTTAACAAAAGAAATAACAAAAAATATCTTTAATGCCATTAAAGAAGGTTCAGCATGAAAAGTAAATAAAACAAAAAACTCCACAGAATAA
- a CDS encoding leucine-rich repeat protein, protein MSLFKVKNASGKNISDYVRIISNGTFENAIKLISVNMSNVIEIGYQAFLGDNSLKSVNLSSTILIDDRTFSHIKSPTSINLPNTKK, encoded by the coding sequence ATGTCGCTATTTAAAGTGAAAAATGCTAGTGGTAAAAATATTTCAGATTATGTAAGAATAATAAGTAATGGCACCTTCGAAAATGCAATTAAACTAATAAGTGTTAATATGTCAAATGTCATAGAAATTGGTTACCAAGCTTTTTTAGGTGATAATTCTTTAAAAAGTGTTAATTTATCTAGCACTATTTTAATAGATGACCGAACTTTTTCACACATAAAATCACCAACAAGCATTAATTTACCTAATACAAAAAAATAG
- a CDS encoding coiled-coil domain-containing protein yields MTNKNDKRKKNIMVILLIILTSMLIATISISTSTHIKNANNYKKEDIENKNSLKALETKIEDKNKKIEDLKVKLKDSDITKEQNSNLKSQINNLNSEVSNLNNKIMILEPSIEEKNNEIQDLKTKLVDANYGKREDVDVKNFSNNNFGMTLSTIYKSQINTDPLEEINDKNFSSRLTLKKNTSSSNINKKELLLEFNEGYIKNFLNNDSYKMYIKEENNKTYLKWSALLIMVIVEHNLINNNLNRIFPFSLENSILKISYLDKNLKVHSKEITINTRNNNNDENSNEIIDFDFIYSNKEYYRFVVEIKPFINTVENYSDYSIYAEWNNPKQYKYTINNDWNISNYNDDKDVSLTDDVKLYWKDYQPKNSENDMPAYLDVILHLSRKKQLEIIENIKKNIPIEKQIKDILFAELSKKDFYQKIDNSNKKLLISWKYILDDDNQYNISSIITDDNTTNSQPFEYDKYSFFVNVFRINFADK; encoded by the coding sequence ATGACAAATAAAAATGACAAACGCAAGAAAAATATAATGGTTATTTTATTAATCATTCTCACTTCTATGTTAATTGCAACAATATCAATTTCAACTAGCACCCATATTAAAAATGCTAATAATTATAAAAAAGAGGATATTGAAAATAAAAATTCTTTAAAAGCACTTGAAACGAAAATAGAAGATAAAAATAAAAAAATAGAAGATTTAAAAGTAAAGTTAAAAGATAGTGATATAACAAAAGAGCAAAATAGTAATTTAAAATCTCAAATCAATAATTTAAATTCAGAAGTAAGTAATCTCAACAACAAAATTATGATTTTAGAGCCATCAATAGAAGAAAAAAATAACGAAATACAAGATTTAAAAACTAAATTAGTAGATGCAAATTATGGAAAGCGAGAAGACGTTGATGTTAAAAACTTTTCAAATAACAATTTTGGTATGACTTTGTCAACTATATATAAATCACAGATAAATACAGATCCACTTGAAGAAATTAATGATAAAAACTTTTCATCAAGACTTACATTGAAAAAAAATACTTCAAGTAGTAATATTAATAAAAAAGAACTATTATTAGAATTTAATGAGGGTTATATAAAAAATTTTTTAAATAATGATTCCTACAAAATGTATATAAAAGAAGAAAATAATAAAACCTATTTAAAATGATCAGCATTATTAATTATGGTTATAGTAGAACATAATTTAATTAACAATAATTTAAACAGAATATTTCCTTTTTCTTTAGAAAATTCAATTTTAAAAATTTCATATTTAGATAAAAACTTAAAAGTACATTCAAAAGAAATTACAATTAATACCAGAAATAATAATAATGACGAAAATAGTAATGAAATCATTGACTTTGATTTTATTTATAGTAATAAAGAATACTATAGATTTGTTGTTGAAATTAAACCGTTCATAAATACAGTTGAAAATTATTCTGATTATTCAATTTATGCAGAGTGAAATAATCCAAAACAATATAAATATACTATAAATAACGATTGAAATATATCCAATTACAACGATGATAAAGATGTATCTTTAACAGATGATGTAAAACTATATTGAAAAGATTATCAACCTAAAAACTCTGAAAATGATATGCCTGCATACCTAGATGTAATATTACATTTATCACGCAAAAAACAATTAGAAATAATAGAAAATATTAAAAAGAACATTCCAATAGAAAAACAAATAAAAGATATATTATTTGCTGAATTATCTAAAAAAGATTTTTATCAAAAAATAGACAATTCAAACAAAAAACTATTAATATCATGAAAATATATACTTGATGATGATAATCAATATAATATATCTTCTATTATCACTGATGATAATACAACCAACAGTCAACCATTTGAATATGACAAATACAGTTTTTTCGTCAATGTATTTAGAATAAATTTTGCAGACAAATAA
- a CDS encoding energy-coupling factor transporter ATPase, with protein sequence MIKIKDLYYKYPESQSFALQGVNLEIQTGHYVAILGHNGSGKSTLSKLISAIYKATEGEIWIDDIIYSKENLKKIRQKIGIIFQNPDNQFVGATVEDDIAFGLENKHVPREQMKELIHKYAKLVSMDDSLDREPSNLSGGQKQRVAIASTLALDPDIIIFDEVTSMLDPKGKEDILEIIHNLHRNTNKILISITHDMDEAVLADELLVFSGGKLVASGSPKEILKNKEIVELAKIDSPFIYKLSEMIDGIEPTYDEKVLIEEICK encoded by the coding sequence ATGATAAAAATTAAAGATTTATATTACAAATACCCAGAAAGTCAATCATTTGCTTTACAAGGTGTAAATTTAGAAATTCAAACAGGTCACTATGTGGCTATTTTAGGTCATAACGGTAGTGGAAAAAGCACACTTTCAAAATTAATTAGTGCAATTTACAAAGCTACTGAAGGTGAAATTTGAATTGATGACATTATATATTCAAAAGAAAATTTAAAAAAAATAAGACAAAAAATCGGGATTATTTTTCAAAACCCTGATAACCAATTTGTTGGCGCAACTGTTGAAGATGATATTGCTTTTGGTTTAGAAAATAAACATGTTCCAAGAGAACAAATGAAAGAATTAATTCATAAATATGCAAAATTAGTTTCAATGGATGATTCTTTAGATCGTGAACCATCTAACTTAAGTGGTGGACAAAAACAAAGAGTAGCTATAGCATCTACATTAGCTCTTGATCCTGATATTATTATTTTCGATGAAGTTACTAGTATGTTAGATCCAAAAGGAAAAGAAGATATCCTTGAAATTATTCATAACTTACACAGAAATACAAACAAAATATTAATTTCAATCACACATGATATGGATGAAGCTGTTTTAGCTGATGAACTTTTAGTATTTAGTGGTGGAAAATTAGTTGCAAGTGGTTCTCCGAAAGAAATTTTAAAAAATAAAGAAATAGTTGAACTTGCTAAAATTGACTCACCTTTTATTTATAAATTATCTGAAATGATTGATGGAATTGAACCAACCTATGATGAAAAAGTTTTAATTGAGGAAATATGCAAATAG